A genomic window from Lycium barbarum isolate Lr01 chromosome 4, ASM1917538v2, whole genome shotgun sequence includes:
- the LOC132635546 gene encoding polyphenol oxidase E, chloroplastic-like, whose protein sequence is MASSSTIPLCTTNTPSSSSSFFTKPSQLFLHGRNKQSFKVSCNANNTGEHDKNVDGVDRRNVLLGLGGLYGAANLAPLTATASPIPAPDLKSCSRALINFPEDPPVPYSCCPPKPDDMDSVPYYKFPSMTKLRIRPPAHAVDEEYIAKYQLATRRMRALDKDPYDPLGFKQQANIHCAYCNGAYMIGDKKLQVHESWLFFPFHRWYLYFYERILGSLINDPTFALPYWNWDHPKGMRLPPMFDVPGSSLYDERRNPHVHNGTIIDLGSFGEETKTTQLQTMTNNLTLMYRQMITNAPCPLLFFGKPYRLGSDIDPGAGTIENIPHTPVHIWTGTVATPKGEQPIDGVRSYGEDMGNFYSAGLDPVFYCHHGNVDRMWNEWKAIGGKRRDLADKDWLNSEFFFYDENRNPWRVKVRDCLDSKKMGYDYAPMPTPWRNFKPKKTTSGKVPTGSLPPASKVFPLAKMDRAISFSINRPASSRTPQEKNEQEEMLTFNQVKHDKLEYIRFDVFLNTDKTVNADELDKAEFGGSYTSLPHVHADHNSPDNGVSFQLAITELLEDIGLEDEETIAVTMVPKKGGEFVSIGGVEIQLEDC, encoded by the coding sequence ATGGCTTCTTCTTCTACTATACCTTTGTGCACCACCAATACTCCCTCTTCTTCTTCATCCTTCTTCACAAAACCCTCTCAGCTTTTCCTCCACGGAAGGAATAAGCAAAGTTTTAAGGTTTCATGCAATGCCAACAACACTGGCGAGCATGACAAAAACGTTGATGGTGTTGATAGGAGAAATGTGCTTCTTGGTTTAGGAGGGCTCTATGGTGCTGCAAATCTTGCACCATTAACCGCCACTGCTTCTCCTATACCAGCCCCTGATCTCAAATCTTGTAGTAGAGCCCTGATAAATTTTCCTGAAGATCCACCTGTACCTTACAGTTGTTGCCCCCCTAAGCCAGATGACATGGACAGCGTTCCATATTACAAGTTCCCTTCTATGACCAAACTCCGTATCCGTCCGCCTGCTCATGCGGTTGATGAGGAGTACATAGCCAAGTACCAGTTAGCCACTCGTAGAATGAGGGCACTAGATAAAGACCCTTATGACCCTCTTGGGTTCAAGCAACAAGCCAATATCCATTGTGCTTATTGCAACGGTGCTTACATGATTGGTGACAAAAAGTTACAAGTTCATGAATCATGGCTGTTCTTCCCATTCCATAGATGGTACTTGTACTTCTACGAGAGAATCTTAGGATCTCTCATTAATGATCCAACTTTCGCTTTACCGTATTGGAATTGGGACCATCCAAAGGGCATGCGTTTGCCTCCCATGTTCGATGTTCCAGGTTCTTCCCTTTACGACGAAAGGCGTAACCCACACGTCCATAACGGAACCATAATCGATCTTGGTTCTTTCGGCGAGGAAACCAAAACAACTCAACTCCAGACGATGACGAATAACTTAACTCTGATGTATCGTCAAATGATAACTAACGCTCCATGCCCGCTGCTCTTCTTTGGTAAGCCTTACCGTCTGGGAAGTGATATTGACCCGGGGGCGGGAACCATTGAAAACATCCCTCACACTCCGGTCCACATTTGGACTGGTACAGTGGCTACACCGAAAGGTGAGCAACCGATAGATGGTGTCAGGTCATACGGCGAGGATATGGGTAATTTCTACTCAGCTGGTTTGGACCCGGTTTTCTATTGCCACCACGGCAATGTGGACCGGATGTGGAATGAATGGAAAGCAATAGGAGGGAAACGAAGGGATTTGGCAGACAAAGATTGGTTGAACTCGGAGTTCTTTTTCTACGATGAAAACCGCAACCCATGGCGTGTGAAAGTGCGAGACTGTTTGGACTCCAAGAAGATGGGATACGATTACGCACCAATGCCCACCCCATGGCGTAACTTTAAACCAAAAAAGACCACATCAGGGAAAGTGCCTACAGGTTCACTTCCACCAGCCAGCAAGGTATTCCCTCTCGCGAAAATGGACAGAGCCATTTCCTTTTCCATCAATAGGCCAGCTTCATCGAGGACTCCACAGGAGAAAAATGAACAAGAGGAGATGCTAACATTCAATCAGGTCAAGCATGATAAGTTGGAGTATATAAGGTTTGATGTGTTCCTCAACACAGACAAGACGGTGAATGCGGATGAGCTTGACAAGGCAGAGTTTGGAGGAAGCTACACCAGCTTGCCACACGTTCATGCAGATCATAATTCCCCTGATAACGGTGTTTCTTTCCAGCTGGCCATCACTGAACTGTTGGAGGACATTGGATTGGAAGATGAAGAAACTATTGCGGTAACTATGGTTCCAAAGAAAGGTGGCGAATTTGTTTCCATTGGAGGTGTGGAGATTCAGCTTGAGGATTGTTAA